A single window of Paracoccus sp. MBLB3053 DNA harbors:
- a CDS encoding LysR family transcriptional regulator yields MGLELRHLRVFAALGKELHFGRAADALHLAQPALSKIVQQLEAEIGTPLLLRTTRRVELTEAGKAFLDETSTIEAQIEQAVASARNAARGIRGELRIAYTDFAINGRLPHFLRDFAAAHPQIRLNLIFMPTTSQHMALLQQTIDVGFMIGEFRHKTTSCITFDEDEYVALLPASHPLCRETSLTLEQLADENFVLGTGENWAAFRTRLFAECRSRGFFPNIVLEASNSEGIFGLVVAGVGVTIYSSCVGNLPRQGVEVRPLRNVSSKLPVTAVWGRNHKSQVLDRFINLLRRSALNETKQNTANG; encoded by the coding sequence ATGGGCTTGGAATTACGCCATCTGCGCGTTTTCGCAGCACTGGGAAAAGAGTTGCATTTCGGTCGAGCGGCCGACGCGCTACATCTCGCCCAACCCGCGCTTTCGAAAATTGTGCAACAGCTGGAAGCCGAAATCGGTACGCCGCTTCTGCTAAGGACCACTCGTCGGGTCGAACTGACCGAGGCCGGAAAGGCGTTTCTAGACGAGACCTCGACCATAGAGGCGCAAATTGAACAAGCGGTGGCTAGTGCGCGGAATGCCGCTCGCGGCATCCGAGGCGAGTTGAGAATCGCCTATACCGATTTCGCCATTAATGGTCGTCTCCCGCATTTCTTGCGTGACTTCGCCGCTGCCCACCCCCAGATTCGTTTGAATTTGATCTTCATGCCAACGACCAGCCAGCACATGGCGCTATTACAGCAGACGATCGATGTGGGGTTCATGATCGGAGAGTTCCGCCACAAGACCACAAGTTGTATTACATTTGACGAGGACGAATATGTTGCACTGCTTCCTGCCTCCCATCCGCTATGCAGGGAGACATCTCTGACGCTGGAGCAACTGGCGGATGAAAATTTTGTGCTGGGTACCGGCGAAAACTGGGCAGCATTTCGCACGAGATTGTTCGCCGAATGTCGCAGTCGTGGCTTTTTTCCCAACATCGTCCTTGAGGCATCCAACAGCGAAGGTATTTTTGGACTTGTTGTTGCCGGGGTCGGCGTAACGATCTATTCGAGCTGTGTTGGAAACCTTCCACGTCAGGGAGTCGAGGTCCGTCCCTTGCGAAATGTCAGCAGTAAGCTACCTGTTACTGCAGTCTGGGGGCGTAACCACAAATCACAGGTTCTAGATCGCTTCATAAACCTCCTTCGGCGATCTGCTTTGAATGAAACTAAGCAAAATACAGCCAACGGATAG
- a CDS encoding ABC transporter substrate-binding protein, with the protein MNNGSPLSSGPTRRRMLALALAGTALPTLMPRLSHASQNTVVVSNWGGDWNDRTVRFVEKPLLEDKGFNVVRDLGMEPERKAKLLSEKRIRRASSDLIHVNSSDAFELKQQGVIADLDLTKIPNYADVVEELKAPYFVPWLYSGVVIIYNKDKVSEPPKSYAELWDPKWAGRIGLTNQLYFNYMMMAGLVAKGDMTSVEDGKPLLEKLVSDSQPKLYAAHQQLQAGLANGEVDIAINYKARGLQWAKDGLSLGIQYPDEGAIAVTFGACLTEFGPNRDAGYSYLDAMLDPTAMAGLAEASLYAPANPKASISDETRALVDFTPEQRSKMRFLDYAYVAENTATWLEWWNKSFAG; encoded by the coding sequence ATGAATAATGGATCTCCGCTATCCTCGGGCCCGACGCGCCGCCGGATGCTCGCCCTGGCACTGGCGGGAACGGCGCTTCCGACCCTGATGCCGCGTCTGTCTCATGCGTCACAGAACACTGTCGTCGTCTCGAACTGGGGCGGCGATTGGAACGATCGAACCGTCCGCTTCGTCGAGAAGCCGCTGCTTGAGGACAAAGGCTTCAACGTCGTCCGCGATCTGGGAATGGAGCCCGAGCGCAAGGCCAAGCTGCTGAGCGAGAAGCGCATCCGTCGCGCATCCTCCGACCTGATCCATGTCAACAGCTCGGACGCCTTCGAGTTGAAGCAGCAAGGGGTCATCGCGGATCTCGACCTGACGAAGATCCCGAATTACGCCGATGTGGTTGAAGAACTGAAGGCACCCTATTTCGTGCCATGGCTCTATAGCGGCGTGGTCATCATCTATAACAAGGATAAGGTCAGCGAACCGCCCAAATCCTATGCCGAGTTGTGGGACCCGAAATGGGCCGGACGCATCGGGCTGACCAACCAGCTGTATTTCAATTACATGATGATGGCGGGACTTGTCGCCAAGGGTGACATGACCAGCGTCGAAGACGGTAAGCCTTTGCTCGAAAAGCTTGTCAGTGACAGCCAGCCCAAACTCTACGCAGCCCACCAGCAATTGCAGGCGGGACTGGCGAATGGCGAGGTCGACATTGCCATCAACTACAAGGCGCGCGGCCTGCAATGGGCCAAGGACGGCTTGTCTCTGGGCATCCAGTATCCCGATGAAGGGGCAATCGCTGTCACCTTCGGCGCATGCCTGACCGAGTTCGGTCCAAATCGCGATGCGGGCTATAGCTATCTGGATGCGATGTTGGACCCGACCGCAATGGCGGGACTGGCGGAAGCAAGCCTTTATGCCCCGGCAAATCCCAAGGCCTCAATCTCGGACGAAACCCGGGCATTGGTCGATTTCACCCCGGAGCAGCGCAGCAAGATGCGCTTTCTCGATTATGCCTATGTGGCCGAGAACACTGCCACATGGCTCGAATGGTGGAACAAGTCCTTTGCTGGCTGA
- a CDS encoding tripartite tricarboxylate transporter TctB family protein, giving the protein MKLSDRIVGPGLILLGAAVILAAMRIPDVPGVRFGADLMPVICGCGFVLFGAVLTRSGLRDSEPLAEFDDWRVAPRKLLSAIWVVGGLCAGIVLFEPMGFALFGIIFMAGLMVLMGARPLTVAVIAPSFVLALYLVFSRIMFVDLPAGPLEGIL; this is encoded by the coding sequence ATGAAACTCAGCGACAGAATTGTCGGCCCCGGGCTTATCCTGCTCGGGGCGGCGGTGATCCTTGCCGCCATGCGCATCCCCGACGTGCCCGGGGTGCGCTTCGGCGCGGACCTGATGCCGGTGATCTGCGGCTGCGGTTTCGTGCTGTTCGGGGCGGTCCTGACGCGATCGGGGTTGCGCGACAGCGAGCCGCTTGCCGAATTCGACGACTGGCGGGTCGCGCCGCGCAAGCTGCTTTCGGCGATCTGGGTCGTGGGCGGGCTTTGCGCGGGAATCGTTTTGTTCGAACCGATGGGCTTTGCGCTGTTTGGCATCATTTTCATGGCGGGGTTGATGGTTCTGATGGGCGCGCGACCGCTGACGGTGGCCGTCATCGCGCCGTCTTTCGTGCTGGCGCTTTACCTGGTCTTCTCCCGTATCATGTTCGTTGATCTGCCGGCCGGACCGCTGGAGGGCATCCTGTGA
- a CDS encoding aminopeptidase P family protein: MAERERLQSFVGNGEKAKGTFSASEMQRRLVEIRKHMAASDIDAALFTSYHNINYYADFMFCQFGRRYGFLVDQDHATSISAGIDGGQPWRRTFGNNLTYTDWQKDNYFHAIRQIIGSASRIGIEFDHVNIDLLALLKSEFPGVEFVDIAAAAMRLRMIKSAEEIAHINEMARIADVGGAACVAALAVGVPEHEVALHSTATMVREIAGTWPDAELLDTWTWFQSGINTDGAHNPVTSRRIEAGDILSLNCFPMVAGYYVALERTLFAEHASDEHLRLWEFNCRVHDRGKELLVPGAKCSEIAAELNEMYAAQNLLQYRSFGYGHSFGVLSHYYGREAGLELREDCDTVLEPGMVVSMEPMITIPEGQPGAGGYREHDILVIEEAGNRNITGFPYGPEHLIVKGAAKAA; encoded by the coding sequence ATGGCCGAACGTGAGAGACTTCAGAGCTTTGTCGGGAACGGAGAGAAGGCCAAAGGCACATTCTCGGCCTCCGAGATGCAGCGCAGGCTGGTTGAGATCCGCAAGCACATGGCCGCCAGCGATATCGATGCCGCGCTGTTCACGTCCTACCACAACATCAACTATTACGCCGATTTCATGTTCTGCCAGTTCGGGCGGCGTTACGGTTTTCTTGTCGATCAGGACCATGCGACCTCGATCAGCGCCGGGATTGATGGTGGCCAGCCCTGGCGGCGTACCTTTGGCAACAACCTGACCTATACCGACTGGCAGAAGGATAATTACTTTCACGCCATCCGCCAGATCATCGGCAGCGCAAGCCGGATCGGCATCGAATTCGACCACGTCAACATCGACCTGCTGGCACTGCTGAAATCCGAGTTTCCGGGCGTCGAGTTCGTGGATATCGCTGCTGCGGCCATGCGCCTGCGCATGATCAAGTCGGCCGAGGAGATCGCCCATATCAACGAAATGGCCCGGATCGCCGATGTCGGCGGTGCCGCTTGCGTCGCGGCATTGGCCGTCGGCGTACCCGAGCATGAAGTTGCGCTGCATTCGACCGCGACCATGGTTCGCGAGATCGCTGGAACTTGGCCGGATGCCGAGTTGCTGGACACCTGGACCTGGTTCCAGTCAGGGATCAACACCGATGGCGCGCATAACCCTGTCACCTCGCGGCGGATCGAGGCGGGTGATATCCTGTCGCTGAACTGTTTCCCGATGGTCGCAGGCTATTACGTCGCGTTGGAGCGTACGCTCTTTGCCGAGCACGCTAGCGACGAACATCTCCGCCTTTGGGAATTTAACTGCAGGGTGCATGACCGCGGCAAGGAATTGCTGGTACCGGGTGCGAAATGCTCGGAGATCGCGGCCGAACTGAACGAGATGTATGCGGCACAGAACCTGCTGCAATATCGCAGCTTCGGCTATGGCCACAGTTTCGGCGTGTTGTCGCACTATTACGGCCGTGAAGCCGGGCTGGAGCTGCGCGAGGACTGCGACACCGTACTGGAGCCCGGCATGGTCGTCTCGATGGAGCCGATGATCACCATCCCCGAAGGCCAGCCCGGCGCCGGTGGCTATCGCGAGCACGATATTCTCGTGATCGAGGAGGCCGGAAACCGCAATATCACCGGCTTCCCCTATGGTCCCGAGCATTTGATCGTGAAGGGCGCGGCCAAGGCCGCCTGA
- a CDS encoding SDR family oxidoreductase produces the protein MTKAFSIEDRIAVVTGGLGQLGTQFCKTLAEGGARVAIFSRRPFSAEQIAEKFPGLSDRIRVYVASVTDKEALEAATDQLIADWGVPHILVNNAGIDSKPDGDADQNAPFEVYPQKYWDEVIDTNLTGVMLTTQVVGSRMAEAGRGSIIMVGSMYGMVSPNQALYAYREERDGKPFIKAISYAASKSGLLNMTRYLATYWAKKGVRVNLVTFGGVKTGSFDKEFIEAFLERVPMGRQAEIDEFGPIVQFLGSDASSYMTGANLVLDGGFTSW, from the coding sequence ATGACCAAGGCATTTTCGATCGAGGACCGCATTGCCGTCGTGACCGGCGGTCTGGGCCAGCTCGGCACGCAATTCTGCAAGACCTTGGCCGAGGGCGGGGCCCGTGTCGCAATCTTCAGCCGTCGCCCTTTCAGCGCCGAGCAGATCGCCGAGAAATTCCCCGGCCTTTCCGATCGCATCCGCGTCTATGTCGCCAGCGTCACCGACAAGGAGGCGCTCGAGGCCGCGACCGATCAGTTGATCGCGGATTGGGGCGTGCCGCATATCCTGGTCAACAATGCGGGCATCGACAGCAAGCCGGATGGCGACGCCGACCAGAATGCCCCCTTCGAGGTCTACCCGCAGAAATACTGGGACGAGGTCATCGACACGAACCTGACCGGGGTCATGCTGACCACGCAGGTCGTCGGCTCGCGCATGGCCGAGGCGGGCAGGGGCTCGATCATCATGGTCGGCTCGATGTATGGCATGGTTTCGCCGAACCAGGCGCTTTACGCCTATCGCGAGGAACGCGACGGCAAGCCGTTCATCAAGGCGATCTCCTATGCGGCATCCAAGTCGGGGCTTCTGAACATGACCCGTTACCTTGCGACCTATTGGGCGAAGAAGGGCGTGCGCGTCAATCTCGTCACCTTCGGCGGGGTCAAGACTGGCAGTTTCGACAAGGAATTCATCGAAGCCTTCCTCGAGCGCGTGCCGATGGGACGGCAGGCCGAAATCGACGAGTTTGGTCCGATCGTGCAGTTCCTCGGCTCGGACGCATCGAGCTACATGACCGGAGCGAACCTCGTGCTGGATGGTGGGTTCACGTCCTGGTAG
- a CDS encoding ABC transporter permease: MLATPAIIFVAIGLLAPLALMLRNSLNHYDPTELMMSAVTAENYLKFFSDSFYQGVLWRTVWISGLSTAICLAAGVPVAYFLARHVGDLAKRMLMIVILVPLLIGNAVRTSAWMLILNDKGVLAAFLGLFGHKGQLGLMYSSAGVVIGLISVLLPFMIITLNSVFESIDRNLEDAGESLGASHLTIMRRIVLPLALPGILSGSVLCFILSMNAYATPVLIGGPTFHMMAPTVYQQIAKVMNWPFGAALAFILMAVTLILTVGVSVLVQRKYRKWSE; encoded by the coding sequence ATGCTGGCCACGCCCGCAATCATCTTCGTGGCAATCGGGCTTCTTGCCCCGCTGGCGCTAATGCTGCGCAACAGCCTGAACCATTACGACCCGACCGAGCTGATGATGAGCGCGGTCACGGCTGAGAACTACCTCAAATTCTTCAGCGATAGCTTCTATCAGGGCGTGCTGTGGCGCACGGTCTGGATCTCGGGCCTGTCGACGGCAATCTGCCTCGCGGCGGGCGTGCCCGTCGCCTATTTCCTTGCCCGTCATGTCGGCGATCTGGCCAAGCGAATGCTGATGATCGTGATCCTTGTCCCGCTGCTGATCGGCAATGCCGTGCGCACCTCGGCCTGGATGCTGATCCTGAACGACAAGGGGGTTCTGGCCGCGTTTCTGGGCCTGTTCGGCCACAAGGGGCAGCTGGGGCTGATGTATTCCTCGGCAGGGGTGGTGATCGGGCTGATCTCGGTCCTGTTGCCCTTCATGATCATCACACTCAACAGCGTCTTTGAATCGATCGACCGCAATCTTGAGGACGCGGGCGAGAGCCTTGGAGCCAGTCACCTGACCATCATGCGCCGGATCGTGCTGCCGCTGGCATTGCCCGGCATCCTCTCCGGCTCGGTCCTGTGCTTCATCCTGTCGATGAACGCCTATGCGACGCCGGTACTGATTGGCGGCCCGACATTTCACATGATGGCACCGACCGTCTACCAGCAGATCGCCAAGGTGATGAACTGGCCCTTCGGTGCGGCGCTGGCCTTCATCCTGATGGCCGTGACCCTGATCCTGACCGTCGGCGTATCGGTGCTGGTCCAGCGCAAATACCGGAAATGGAGCGAATGA
- a CDS encoding LysR family transcriptional regulator produces MIQPPLNALRAFEAVARTGSFRTAAESLFVTQPAVSHQIKHLEQWLGAPLFERGGRVPTLLPRGAALARDLTMALDAIDAACRRARPASSDGALVVAAIPSVAICWLIPRLPRFRARHPEIQLRVIYAHHGHDIDLMTTDLAFTFSGSRPVSDGIVAEPFLSGRSVPVASPALVGSAPAQLTSRWLLQVGLLHDSDLAGWQTWLKRAGQTVPDRLPGAVFEDFNLLRAAALAGQGVALCSLAMIQPDLAEGRLVQLSEISVLEDFGYYLTQSSLIPIDGARRRARQAFLSWIRSEQGEG; encoded by the coding sequence ATGATCCAACCGCCGCTGAACGCACTTCGCGCCTTTGAGGCCGTCGCCCGGACCGGTAGCTTTCGGACCGCCGCCGAAAGCCTGTTCGTCACCCAGCCGGCGGTCAGTCATCAGATAAAGCATCTCGAACAATGGCTTGGAGCACCTTTGTTCGAGCGTGGCGGAAGGGTGCCGACGCTGTTGCCGCGCGGCGCTGCCTTGGCCCGAGATTTGACAATGGCACTCGACGCCATCGATGCTGCATGCCGGAGGGCACGCCCTGCCAGCTCGGACGGAGCATTGGTGGTGGCGGCTATTCCATCCGTGGCGATCTGCTGGCTGATCCCGCGATTGCCGCGTTTTCGGGCACGGCACCCAGAAATTCAGCTGCGCGTGATCTATGCTCATCATGGGCACGACATCGACCTCATGACGACCGACCTCGCCTTCACCTTCTCCGGTTCGCGCCCCGTGAGCGACGGCATCGTGGCTGAGCCGTTCCTGTCGGGGCGTAGCGTTCCAGTGGCTAGTCCTGCGTTGGTCGGTTCTGCGCCCGCGCAACTGACATCACGATGGTTGCTCCAAGTCGGGCTTTTGCACGACAGTGACCTAGCAGGTTGGCAAACCTGGCTGAAACGGGCCGGTCAGACGGTGCCGGACCGGTTGCCTGGTGCGGTATTCGAGGATTTCAACCTGCTGCGCGCCGCCGCCCTGGCTGGACAGGGCGTCGCTCTATGCTCTTTGGCGATGATCCAGCCCGATCTGGCCGAGGGGCGATTAGTCCAGCTTTCCGAGATCTCGGTCCTCGAGGATTTCGGTTACTATCTGACGCAGTCCAGCCTGATCCCGATCGATGGCGCGCGGCGCAGGGCGCGCCAGGCCTTCCTGTCATGGATACGATCTGAACAGGGCGAGGGGTAG
- a CDS encoding ABC transporter substrate-binding protein has product MMKEIAITTAMTLLAATAAADEITVMSWGGTYGQSQVEAYHKPFTVRTGIKVVALDSDNPAIPIKAQVEAGNVTTNVADVEYADAIRLCDEGLLEPINPAILPHAPDGTPASEDFLPQGLSDCAVGSIVFSTIFAYDKTKFLDAKPHTIADFFDTQKFPGRRGIKKVPKAVLEMALMGDGVPADQVYTVLETPEGIDRAFAKLDSIKKDIVWWEAGAQPPQLLADGEVAMTMAYNGRIFGAAVAEGKPFEIVWDGQVYEYNLFVIPKGAGKQEHALEFIKFATDTQRLADQAKWISYGPARKSSAGLVGLYQDGKTEMASHMPTNPDNMTNALGSSYEFWVDHEAELAERFSAWLSLS; this is encoded by the coding sequence ATGATGAAGGAGATCGCCATTACCACCGCAATGACGCTGCTTGCCGCGACCGCCGCCGCAGACGAAATCACGGTCATGTCTTGGGGCGGCACCTACGGGCAAAGCCAAGTCGAGGCCTATCACAAGCCCTTTACTGTCCGAACAGGTATCAAGGTGGTCGCGCTCGACAGTGACAACCCGGCGATCCCCATCAAGGCGCAGGTCGAGGCGGGCAATGTCACCACCAATGTCGCCGATGTCGAATATGCCGACGCGATCCGCTTGTGCGACGAAGGCCTGCTGGAGCCGATCAATCCCGCGATCCTACCGCATGCACCCGACGGGACCCCGGCGAGCGAGGATTTCCTGCCTCAGGGTCTCAGCGATTGCGCGGTCGGTTCGATCGTGTTCTCGACGATCTTTGCCTATGACAAGACGAAGTTCCTTGACGCTAAGCCACACACCATTGCCGATTTCTTCGACACCCAGAAATTCCCCGGCAGGCGCGGGATCAAGAAGGTCCCCAAAGCTGTTCTGGAAATGGCCTTGATGGGCGACGGGGTACCGGCGGATCAAGTCTACACCGTGCTCGAAACTCCGGAAGGCATCGACCGCGCCTTTGCCAAACTCGACAGCATCAAGAAAGACATCGTCTGGTGGGAAGCAGGCGCGCAGCCGCCGCAGCTTCTGGCCGATGGCGAGGTCGCGATGACCATGGCCTATAATGGTCGGATCTTCGGCGCTGCCGTCGCAGAGGGCAAGCCCTTCGAGATCGTCTGGGATGGACAGGTCTATGAATACAACCTGTTCGTCATCCCGAAGGGTGCCGGGAAGCAGGAACATGCACTGGAATTCATCAAATTCGCCACCGACACGCAACGGCTGGCGGATCAGGCGAAATGGATCAGCTACGGACCCGCTCGCAAATCCTCGGCCGGGCTCGTCGGCCTCTATCAGGACGGCAAGACCGAGATGGCCTCGCATATGCCCACGAACCCCGACAACATGACAAATGCGCTTGGATCATCCTACGAGTTCTGGGTCGATCACGAGGCAGAACTGGCGGAGCGCTTCAGCGCATGGCTCAGTCTGAGTTAA
- a CDS encoding tripartite tricarboxylate transporter permease, which produces MTNLDILSQALANVLQFKVLASILIGAVYGLFIGALPGLTATMATALLVPLTFYMDPLPAIALIVSSTAMAITAGDIPGILLRIPGTPASAAYTDEAYAMTRQGRASEALSLGFFFSAMGGLIGALVLLVSGPLLARVALNFSSFEFFWLACLGLLTCALVSSPQPAKGGVSLLLGLLVSTVGLDVTTGQPRFTFGSVELSGGVSFIPVMIGMFAMSEILRGFSASAFDLPAPPKGEVYRPYRGIFSLVGRYPMSLLRGTALGSAIGALPGVGGDLAAWIAYGMSRRFSRTPEKFGTGHPEGLIEATSSNNAGLSSAWIPALVFGIPGDAVTAIAVGVLFMKGVAPGPRLFVENPVMPTSIILSFFVANLLLFPLGYLAIKASRRVLSVPRSVIVPMILICCFVGSYAVNNSLFGVGTMIVAGLVGYVMERNQFPIAPVILGLVLGPVLERNFIMSMQISHGNLLGFFQRPVAAGLGALVCFMIAFTLVRALRRKPAMPAGTPTIQKGSN; this is translated from the coding sequence GTGACGAATCTCGACATTCTGTCGCAGGCGCTCGCCAATGTGCTGCAGTTCAAGGTTCTTGCCTCGATCCTGATCGGCGCCGTTTACGGGCTGTTTATCGGCGCCTTGCCGGGGCTGACCGCGACCATGGCCACGGCGCTCCTGGTGCCGCTGACCTTCTACATGGACCCGCTGCCGGCCATTGCGCTGATCGTGTCCTCGACGGCGATGGCGATCACGGCGGGCGATATTCCGGGCATTCTGCTGCGTATTCCGGGCACACCCGCCTCGGCCGCCTATACCGACGAGGCCTATGCGATGACGCGGCAGGGTCGCGCCAGCGAAGCCCTCTCGCTGGGCTTCTTCTTCTCGGCGATGGGCGGGTTGATCGGTGCGCTCGTGCTGCTGGTCTCGGGGCCGCTTCTGGCCCGGGTCGCGCTGAATTTTTCCAGCTTCGAATTCTTCTGGCTGGCCTGCCTCGGCCTTCTGACCTGCGCGCTGGTCAGCAGCCCGCAGCCCGCAAAGGGCGGCGTCTCGCTTTTGCTCGGGCTGCTCGTCTCGACCGTGGGGCTTGACGTGACGACCGGCCAGCCGCGCTTTACCTTCGGCAGCGTCGAACTGTCCGGAGGCGTCAGCTTCATCCCGGTGATGATCGGCATGTTCGCCATGTCCGAGATCCTGCGCGGTTTTTCCGCCAGCGCCTTCGATCTGCCCGCCCCGCCCAAGGGCGAGGTCTACCGGCCGTATCGCGGCATCTTCTCGCTGGTCGGGCGTTATCCCATGAGCCTCCTGCGCGGCACCGCGCTTGGCTCGGCCATCGGGGCCCTGCCGGGGGTGGGTGGCGATCTGGCGGCCTGGATCGCCTATGGCATGAGCCGGCGCTTTTCCCGCACGCCCGAGAAATTCGGCACCGGCCACCCCGAAGGGCTGATCGAGGCCACATCCTCGAACAATGCGGGCCTGTCCAGCGCCTGGATCCCGGCTTTGGTCTTCGGCATCCCCGGCGACGCGGTCACCGCCATCGCGGTCGGCGTCCTGTTCATGAAGGGCGTCGCGCCCGGGCCGCGTCTTTTCGTCGAGAACCCGGTCATGCCGACCTCGATCATCCTCAGCTTCTTCGTGGCGAACCTTCTGCTGTTTCCGCTTGGATATCTCGCGATCAAGGCGTCAAGGCGCGTCTTGTCCGTGCCCCGATCGGTGATCGTTCCGATGATCCTGATCTGCTGCTTCGTCGGCTCTTATGCGGTCAACAACAGCCTGTTCGGCGTCGGGACGATGATCGTCGCCGGGCTTGTCGGCTATGTCATGGAGCGCAACCAGTTCCCCATCGCCCCCGTCATCCTGGGGCTCGTGCTGGGGCCCGTGCTCGAACGCAACTTCATCATGTCGATGCAGATCTCGCACGGCAACCTGCTGGGCTTCTTCCAGCGCCCGGTGGCTGCGGGTCTGGGCGCGCTGGTCTGTTTCATGATCGCATTCACCCTTGTCCGTGCGCTCCGGCGCAAGCCGGCCATGCCCGCCGGTACTCCGACCATTCAAAAAGGATCAAACTGA
- a CDS encoding IS110 family RNA-guided transposase, protein MRIIGLDIHRVVAEAVALEGATVTNLGRIGMTREHLAAFAATLKKTDHVIVEATGNATAVVEILTPHVARVAVANPLQVHLIAKAKTKTDKIDARVLAQLYAAGFLPEVWVPDEATLARRRQVTRRTQIVKHRVRLKGIVQSVLHAHLVPRCPHVDIFGIKGRAWLKAQYLPDDERDAIARHIDEYDRLTEALKGVERDIARAALEDAQVKRMMTAPGVDMVVAVGVMAAIGRIDRFDNPDKLISYFGLNPSVRQSGDGPAYHGRITKRGRSGARHLLVEAAWQAIRVPGPLRAFYERICARRGNHIAAVAVARKLTVLIWHMLTKGEDYIWVRPALMTRKMRSLELAAGLPARRGQRGATYAYNLPEHRRADRAVADQAESSYRRMTQGWRKRGPERGAGATNEERR, encoded by the coding sequence ATGAGAATCATTGGCTTAGACATCCATCGCGTCGTTGCAGAAGCTGTTGCACTGGAGGGTGCGACGGTCACGAACCTGGGGCGGATCGGGATGACACGTGAGCATCTGGCTGCTTTTGCGGCGACGTTGAAGAAGACCGATCACGTGATTGTCGAGGCGACAGGGAATGCCACGGCGGTGGTCGAAATCCTGACGCCACATGTCGCGCGCGTGGCCGTTGCCAATCCGCTGCAGGTCCATCTGATAGCCAAGGCGAAAACAAAGACCGACAAAATCGATGCCCGCGTATTGGCACAGCTCTATGCCGCTGGTTTCCTGCCGGAGGTATGGGTTCCGGATGAGGCGACCCTGGCGCGTCGACGCCAGGTCACCCGTCGGACCCAGATCGTCAAGCACCGGGTCCGTCTGAAAGGGATCGTGCAATCAGTCCTGCACGCGCATCTCGTCCCGCGCTGCCCACATGTGGATATTTTCGGCATCAAGGGTCGAGCCTGGCTCAAGGCGCAGTATCTGCCGGACGACGAACGCGACGCCATCGCGCGTCACATCGACGAATATGACCGATTGACCGAGGCGCTGAAAGGCGTCGAGAGGGACATTGCGCGCGCTGCCCTAGAGGATGCGCAGGTCAAAAGGATGATGACTGCACCCGGCGTCGATATGGTTGTGGCGGTTGGCGTAATGGCAGCCATTGGCCGGATCGACCGCTTTGACAATCCCGACAAGCTGATCTCCTATTTTGGACTGAACCCGAGTGTTCGGCAGTCTGGCGACGGGCCGGCATATCACGGCCGGATAACCAAGCGCGGGAGATCAGGGGCCCGTCACCTTCTGGTCGAAGCGGCATGGCAAGCCATTCGCGTGCCGGGTCCCTTGCGGGCATTCTATGAACGTATCTGCGCCCGCCGTGGCAACCACATTGCGGCCGTGGCTGTGGCCCGGAAATTGACCGTCCTGATCTGGCACATGCTGACGAAAGGCGAGGACTACATTTGGGTGCGGCCAGCGCTGATGACTCGAAAAATGCGGTCATTGGAACTCGCAGCCGGTCTTCCCGCACGGCGAGGCCAGCGCGGTGCCACTTACGCGTACAACCTGCCAGAGCATAGACGCGCAGATAGGGCTGTCGCAGACCAGGCCGAGAGCAGCTATCGGCGGATGACCCAAGGCTGGCGAAAACGGGGGCCGGAACGCGGTGCAGGCGCCACAAACGAGGAACGTCGATGA